In Paramormyrops kingsleyae isolate MSU_618 chromosome 13, PKINGS_0.4, whole genome shotgun sequence, a single window of DNA contains:
- the slc1a2b gene encoding excitatory amino acid transporter 2, with the protein MDDIPSANAMPKQVEVRMHESQLEPIDAPPAPVCGGLCQKLCKNLLLTLTILGVILGSVVGMLLRYASPIHPDVIMVIAFPGDILMRMLKMLILPLIISSLITGLAGLDAKSSGRLGTRAMVYYMSTTIIAAVLGVILVLIIHPGNPKLRARLGEGDKNDEVSSLDAFFDLIRNLFPENLVQACFQQIQTVTKKVEHVPDYTEEVNSTMDEFLLNGTRPPPEPVFVTKKSLQFKSGMNVLGLIGFFIAFGICMGKMGEKAKLMLDFFNILNEIVMRLVIMIMWYSPLGIACLICGKIISIKDLEVVAQQLGMYMVTVVVGLIIHGAIFLPLIYFAIVRKNPYSFFMGIFQAWITALGTASSAGTLPVTFRCLEENLGIDKRVTRFVLPVGATINMDGTALYEAVAAIFIAQMNGIHLDAGQIVTVSLTATLASVGAASIPSAGLVTMLLILTAVGLPTQDISLLVAVDWLLDRFRTSVNVVGDSFGAGIVYHLSKQELDSLDALQGKSEDMEMTKTQSYYEDLKNHHENNTNQCVYAADVSAPEDECKVTLATNGSTAEYTLVEEEPWKLE; encoded by the exons TGCCAACGCCATGCCTAAGCAGGTGGAGGTGAGGATGCACGAGAGCCAACTGGAGCCCATCGATGCACCCCCAGCCCCTGTATGTGGGGGACTCTGCCAGAAGCTATGCAAGAACCTGCTGCTCACGTTGACGATTTTGG GTGTGATCCTGGGCTCTGTGGTGGGGATGCTTCTACGTTATGCCTCCCCTATCCATCCCGATGTCATCATGGTCATCGCCTTCCCCGGGGACATCCTGATGAGGATGTTGAAGATGCTCATCCTGCCTCTCATTATCTCCAGTTTAATAACGG GGTTGGCCGGTTTGGACGCCAAGTCCAGCGGACGCCTGGGTACTAGAGCCATGGTATATTATATGTCCACCACCATCATTGCTGCTGTGCTGGGCGTGATCCTGGTGTTGATCATCCACCCTGGCAACCCGAAGCTGAGGGCCCGTCTGGGTGAGGGAGATAAGAACGATGAGGTCTCCAGCCTGGATGCCTTCTTTGACCTCATCAGGAACCTCTTCCCGGAGAATCTTGTTCAGGCTTGTTTCCAGCAG ATCCAAACTGTCACCAAGAAGGTGGAGCATGTTCCTGACTACACAGAGGAAGTGAACTCCACCATGGATGAGTTTCTGCTTAATGGCACCAGGCCACCACCGGAGCCTGTCTTTGTCACCAAAAAATCCCTCCAGTTCAAGAGTGGAATGAATGTATTAG GGCTCATCGGCTTCTTCATCGCCTTCGGCATCTGCATGGGGAAGATGGGGGAGAAGGCCAAGCTCATGCTGGACTTCTTCAACATCCTCAACGAGATCGTCATGCGGCTGGTCATAATGATCATGTG GTATTCTCCTCTGGGTATCGCCTGTCTGATCTGTGGGAAGATCATCTCCATCAAGGACCTGGAGGTGGTGGCCCAGCAGCTGGGGATGTACATGGTGACGGTGGTGGTGGGTCTCATTATCCACGGTGCGATCTTCCTGCCGCTCATCTACTTCGCTATCGTCAGGAAAAACCCCTACTCCTTCTTCATGGGCATTTTCCAGGCGTGGATTACAGCCCTGGGGACAGCCTCCAG cGCTGGCACGCTGCCCGTCACATTCCGCTGCCTGGAGGAGAACCTAGGGATCGACAAGCGCGTCACTCGCTTCGTGCTCCCCGTCGGCGCCACAATCAACATGGACGGCACGGCGCTCTACGAGGCCGTGGCGGCCATCTTCATCGCACAGATGAACGGGATTCACCTTGACGCGGGACAGATCGTCACCGTGAG TCTAACAGCTACTTTGGCCAGTGTGGGGGCAGCCAGTATTCCCAGTGCCGGCCTAGTGACCATGCTGCTTATCCTTACCGCGGTGGGACTGCCCACTCAGGACATCAGCCTGCTGGTGGCTGTGGACTGGCTATT GGACCGCTTCCGGACCTCGGTCAATGTGGTGGGCGATTCCTTCGGCGCCGGCATCGTTTACCACCTATCCAAGCAGGAGCTGGACAGCCTGGACGCTCTGCAGGGCAAGTCGGAGGACATGGAGATGACCAAGACGCAGTCCTACTACGAAGACCTGAAGAACCACCACGAGAACAACACCAACCAGTGCGTGTATGCGGCTGACGTCTCCGCCCCGGAGGACGAGTGCAAG GTGACTCTGGCTACCAACGGCTCCACGGCAGAGTACACGCTTGTCGAGGAGGAGCCATGGAAACTCGAATAA
- the LOC111859507 gene encoding uncharacterized protein isoform X1, whose translation MWILPPFVALGLLGFSRSDTLDSKIPAVVSRGCSYVGVFHVVGGSRYALDFQQAENVCRSLGTTLASLENITAAYKKGMEICRYGWISNGNVTILRRTPHPNCANNLTGILYYADSSGSLVHFDAYCFDEKDLSDKNCSAAFTRNANDTDSVPSGDGVGGAAEAEGSDETPQTYTSATNEWVSPSDSENDTTVTPDPLTFTEAYISSNPTETQNRTDRVNGVEDKYDVVSSLPTISMTSSLEEESDGIAGSGTPPDETTLMSDVPDTINTRGKDNKQNRMVPRGGETENTNGVPDWLIILLVVLVVLIIILIAVAVANRNRLCGKHQTLMISKDGGEGNGAAAGAAASSRAEEREQEMVTLMHKENIQENGKKEEFTVIALEESPEKAELA comes from the exons CGGTGGTGTCACGTGGCTGCAGCTATGTTGGAGTTTTCCATGTAGTGGGAGGATCCCGCTACGCTCTAGACTTCCAGCAAGCGGAGAATGTCTGCAGGAGCCTGGGGACCACACTGGCCTCCTTGGAAAACATCACAGCAGCCTACAAGAAAGGCATGGAGATATGCAG ATACGGCTGGATCAGCAATGGGAACGTAACAATTCTCAGGAGAACACCTCACCCCAACTGTGCCAACAACTTAACAGGAATTTTATATTATGCTGATTCCTCAGGCTCCCTCGTGCACTTTGACGCCTACTGCTTTGACGAAAAGG ACCTTTCAGACAAGAACTGCAGCGCCGCTTTCACTCGTAATGCGAACGACACAGACAGCGTTCCTTCAGGAGATGGTGTGGGGGGAGCAGCAG AGGCCGAGGGTTCCGATGAGACACCTCAGACGTACACCTCCGCCACAAATGAGTGGGTCAGTCCCTCAGACTCAGAAAATGACACCACGGTGACCCCTGACCCTTTGACATTCACAGAAGCATATATAAGCTCCAATCCAACAGAAACCCAGAACAGAACAGACCGAGTGAATGGGGTGGAGGACAAGTATGATGTGGTCTCCTCACTACCAACAATCAGCATGACCTCCAGCCTAGAAGAGGAATCTGACGGTATAGCCGGATCAGGGACACCGCCAGACGAAACTACCCTGATGTCCGATGTGCCCGACACTATAAACACACGAGGTAAAG ATAATAAACAGAATCGCATGGTACCACGTGGTGGAGAAACAGAGAATACTAATGGGGTACCAG ACTGGCTGATCATCTTGCTCGTGGTCTTGGTGGTGTTGATCATCATTCTAATAGCTGTTGCAGTTGCCAATAGGAATAG ATTGTGTGGAAAGCATCAGACTCTGATGATCAGCAAGGATGGAGGTGAAGGGAACGGGGCAGCGGCGGGGGCGGCAGCCAGCTCACGAGCCGAGGAACGAGAGCAGGAGATGGTGACGCTGATGCACAAGGAGAACATCCAGGAGAACGGCAAAAAGGAGGAGTTCACCGTCATTGCTCTAGAGGAGTCACCAGAGAAGGCCGAGCTGGCGTGA
- the LOC111859507 gene encoding uncharacterized protein isoform X2 has protein sequence MWILPPFVALGLLGFSRSDTLDSKIPAVVSRGCSYVGVFHVVGGSRYALDFQQAENVCRSLGTTLASLENITAAYKKGMEICRYGWISNGNVTILRRTPHPNCANNLTGILYYADSSGSLVHFDAYCFDEKDLSDKNCSAAFTRNANDTDSVPSGDGVGGAAEAEGSDETPQTYTSATNEWVSPSDSENDTTVTPDPLTFTEAYISSNPTETQNRTDRVNGVEDKYDVVSSLPTISMTSSLEEESDGIAGSGTPPDETTLMSDVPDTINTRDNKQNRMVPRGGETENTNGVPDWLIILLVVLVVLIIILIAVAVANRNRLCGKHQTLMISKDGGEGNGAAAGAAASSRAEEREQEMVTLMHKENIQENGKKEEFTVIALEESPEKAELA, from the exons CGGTGGTGTCACGTGGCTGCAGCTATGTTGGAGTTTTCCATGTAGTGGGAGGATCCCGCTACGCTCTAGACTTCCAGCAAGCGGAGAATGTCTGCAGGAGCCTGGGGACCACACTGGCCTCCTTGGAAAACATCACAGCAGCCTACAAGAAAGGCATGGAGATATGCAG ATACGGCTGGATCAGCAATGGGAACGTAACAATTCTCAGGAGAACACCTCACCCCAACTGTGCCAACAACTTAACAGGAATTTTATATTATGCTGATTCCTCAGGCTCCCTCGTGCACTTTGACGCCTACTGCTTTGACGAAAAGG ACCTTTCAGACAAGAACTGCAGCGCCGCTTTCACTCGTAATGCGAACGACACAGACAGCGTTCCTTCAGGAGATGGTGTGGGGGGAGCAGCAG AGGCCGAGGGTTCCGATGAGACACCTCAGACGTACACCTCCGCCACAAATGAGTGGGTCAGTCCCTCAGACTCAGAAAATGACACCACGGTGACCCCTGACCCTTTGACATTCACAGAAGCATATATAAGCTCCAATCCAACAGAAACCCAGAACAGAACAGACCGAGTGAATGGGGTGGAGGACAAGTATGATGTGGTCTCCTCACTACCAACAATCAGCATGACCTCCAGCCTAGAAGAGGAATCTGACGGTATAGCCGGATCAGGGACACCGCCAGACGAAACTACCCTGATGTCCGATGTGCCCGACACTATAAACACACGAG ATAATAAACAGAATCGCATGGTACCACGTGGTGGAGAAACAGAGAATACTAATGGGGTACCAG ACTGGCTGATCATCTTGCTCGTGGTCTTGGTGGTGTTGATCATCATTCTAATAGCTGTTGCAGTTGCCAATAGGAATAG ATTGTGTGGAAAGCATCAGACTCTGATGATCAGCAAGGATGGAGGTGAAGGGAACGGGGCAGCGGCGGGGGCGGCAGCCAGCTCACGAGCCGAGGAACGAGAGCAGGAGATGGTGACGCTGATGCACAAGGAGAACATCCAGGAGAACGGCAAAAAGGAGGAGTTCACCGTCATTGCTCTAGAGGAGTCACCAGAGAAGGCCGAGCTGGCGTGA